AACAGTGGCTTCAGACAGCATGAGGTCCTGCCCGATCTGCCGGTTGGTGAGTCCGCGCGCCATGAGGGCCAGCACGTCCCGCTCTGTCTGCGTCATGACTTTGAGCCATGGAGCGGAAGCCGTTGCGTAGAGACTTTCCGCCACCCTCTCCCGGACACCTGGCCAGATGGCCGGAATGCCCGCGGCTGTGCTCCGGATGCATTCGACCAGGGCGGTGTTGTCACCGATCCTCTTGATGACGTAGCCTTCCGCGCCTGCCAGGACTGCTGCCCGCACGGCGTGCTGTTCATCCCAGCCGGTCAGGATCAGGCATCGGACGTCAGGGGCGCTGGAGCGTATCTCGCGGCACACCTCGATGCCTGTGCCGTCGGGCAGCCTGTCGTCCAGCACCGCGATGTCGGGCTGCAGGACGTGGATGAGCCGGACGGCCTCTGTTGCGGATCCGCTGTCGCCCGCCACCTCGAAGCCGAAATGTTCGAGCATGTCGCCAAGTCCCTGCCGGACCATCTTGTGGTCATTCAGGATGAAGACCCGGATGGGGAGGGCGGGGGACTGGGCCCCATCAGGGGGTGCTGTTGGTGTATCCATTAAGACGCTCTCGTAGGACTGATGCCCTTCCCGGCCGCCCTTTCCGCGCAGCCGCCCCTCCGAAAGGAACGCCAGTAAGTCATTCGACATTTACGGCCACTCGATTCCCAGCGCCGTGCCGGCGGAAGCGGGAAGGTCCCGCGTGATGCCGCAGACCGAACACGTGGTGCTGTGGTCCGGTCCCTTCACCCACTGGTGGGACTCCTCCAGCCGGTACTCATACCGGCCGCCGAGCTCCTGCAGCCGGTTCAGCGCCAGACTGGCAGTTTCCCACGAACTCCAGCGGCCTACCACCCCGCCCTTGTCCTTAGTGATGACATTGCACCCGCCATCCCCGAGCTCGTGGCCGCTGTCCTGCCCGCCCGGCGGCTCACCGCCGCCGTGTACTGCTTTGTACTCGTCCGCTGTTGCCATGGTCGCCATCTTTCGCCCTGGCTCAGGCAGCCTTCTGCTGCCCGCCGGTGAGGAAGAGCTCCAGCGACTGGAGCGTGATGACAGCGTCGTTGAAAGCCGGGTTGCGGTGCGGGTGCAGGCGGTGCAGCAATCCGCCGTTGTACTGGAGGCGGCGGCGGGCGGTGCTGACCGTACGGCTGGCATAAACAACATCCCCGGGGTGGCGGGGCAGGGCCTGGGTCATGCACTGTATCGATGCCAGCGCGACGGCAAGGACGTTGGCATCCATCTGCTGCCCGGCGGCCCGGTGTCCGCGGAGCTGGGAAGCGAACCCGTCCCATATGTCCCGCGCCGCCGCCCGGGCCACCTCTGTCCGTGCCTCATCGGCCGGCACACCGCCCTCCACGAGTTCCTTGTGGAAGCACTCGAACCGGCCGGCAAGCGCCTTGACCTTCTTGGCAACGTCATCTGTTTCACCTGCAGCCGACGGTGCCGGGGTGAAGTTGGAAGGATGAAGCAGCATCGCCCTCCGGCGTGCCGCTTCCGCCTGCGATACACGGGCGGGGCGAAGCGTGAGGATATCAGCGGACATGCGGGTCCTTTCAAAATCCAGCCAGTCTGCAGGGTGCGCCTGCACGCCGGCGGCAGCCTCGACGGTGCCTCCGGCGCATAGTCACTGGGGTTCATGGGGAATGCCGTTCCGGCCTCGCAATGTGAGGACCCGGACGGCGCCTTTACCAGAATGCCAAGTGCCCCGCGCCGGCTATAGGGCTGAAAGTCCCGTCCTCGGACCAGGCATTTCCGTGCCCGGTGGAAGGCGGGGGCTTTGGGCCCTGTTTCCGGTTCCGGCCCCGTCCTAGCCTGATTTTGGGAGCGCGGCGTACGGCCGCGTGCCGGACCCGGGAGGCACAGGGTGAAATCGGCAAACACAAGCATCACCGCAGGCATCGTCCTCATTGCGCTGGGGGTGCTGTTGCTGCTGGACAGGCTCGGCGTCATGGACACGGCGGCCTTCGTGGCACCGCTGATCTTCGCGGCAGTTGGAGTCTTGTTCCTGTCCCTCTTCTTCCGGCGCCGGGAGAACTGGTGGGCGGCCATCCCCGGTTCCGTGTTCCTGGGCCTGGCCGCGGTCATCACCACCACGCAGCTCACGGGCGGCGCCTGGGGAGCAGCCTTCCTGTTCCTCTTTATGGGTGCCGGTTTCGCCGCTGTCTACCTGCGGGAACCGGGCAACTGGTGGGCCCTGATCCCATCCGGTGTCATGTTCACCCTTGCGGTCATCGTCGCGCTCCCGCAGGAACTGCAGGGTACGCCCACCGCTGCCATCCTCTTCCTGGGCCTGGCGGCCACCTTTGGAGTGCTTTCCCTGATCCCGGTCAGGATGAATGAAGCCAGCAGCCACGTGGAACGGATGAAATGGCCGTTGATCCCGGCCGGGATCCTGACCGTGATGGGGCTGATCTTCGTGCTCCAGGCCACGGCCCTCCTGATTCCTGCGGACTTTGCCTTCCCGGCGGTGATGATCGTGGCCGGAGCCGCCCTGGTGGTGTACGCCTTCCTCGCCCACCGCGACGGGCGGCAGAAGTCGCACGGCCCCGGACCCCGGGCAAGCTGAAGGATCTGGCAGGCAGAGCGGCCGCGCCCTCCATCCCGAGATGGCAGTTAACGGCAATCCGGCGCGCCGATACTGCCGTTAAGTGCCACCTCGCGGCAAGGATGGCGCGAGCAGCGTGCCCCACAGGTGCCAGAGCATCCCGGCGAACGTGGCCAGGAAGGCCGCGACCGCCAGCCATAGTTCGGTCCGGCCAATGGCTGCCACCAGCGGCAGCTGGTCCGCTCGGCCCAGGTAGATCCCCGCGACGGCGTACATGCCCAGGGGAAAGATGACGCTCCACAGCCCCGGCTCGTAGGACAGCGGCACCTTGTGCAGCACGTGCCGCCACCAGCCGGCGGCGAGCAGCACGGGGAAGAGCCACGAGGCGAAGGACCAGAACACCACGGAGGCGCCCGCCACCAGCCCCCGCGTTGCATCCACCATGGGTGCTCCGGCCATCTCCACGATCCGGGCTCCGGCCAGGACGCTGATGGCCATGGCGCCCATGGCCACGAAGTATTGCGGGCGAAGGTCCTGCGGCCGGATGGGGTAGGTCATCAGCCGGAGTGAGACGAAGATTCCCACTGCGGCATAGAGGATGAGCCCTACGGACCAGGCCACGACGGCGACCAGCGCCAGGGCGGCGCGCCAGTCCGGGGCGGCGAGGGGCTCGATGGACGCTGCCGACACTGCAACCGACTGGCTGGCGACGCACCAGATGAACCACGAGCCGTTGGCATCCTTGACCACCGGCCGCTCGGACCTGCCCAGCACCGCCGTCCATGGCACGACGTAGCCGAGCACCACCCAGGCGAGCACCGCAACCACCAGGAGTACCGCCGTCGCGCCTTGCCACCCGGCCATCCCAAGCCGGGCCCCCAGCACGTTTGTTCCGGCGATGAAGGTGAAGAAGCCGAACGCCCGGCCGGGATCCAGGAAGTCGCCGCGCATGTCGGCGGCGAACCTGGCCAGGCGGAGCAGGCTGAGCGCAAGGATCACCAGGTAGGAGAGGGCACACACCACCAGCAGGGCCAGCGAAAGCGCATGGAAGCCCTCAAGCTCAAGCCCCACGGAGATGATGCCGCTGGCCATGGTGAGGGCGAAGTAGCCCGGGGTCAGGGTGCGTACCGCCTGAAGGGCGCGGGATCCGAAGGAGTGCCGGGCATCAGTGGCGGTGTCCATGCACCAAGCTTAGGACTGGCGCATCCTGCCCGACTTCGCGAGATGGCACTTCCCAGCAGTTGCCGGCGGGAACATTGCCGTCACCTGCCATCTCGCGGGAGAGGTCTTACCGGGCCTGTGCCTCCGCGGTCGCCTTGATGCTGGCCAGGAGTTCGGTCTGGCTGCGCTCGGAGATCTTCATGACCAGGGCATCAACCGCTGCCTCTGCCATGTTCCGCGGAATGACGTCGGAGCGCATGCTGAGCCTGGTCCAGCCGTTCGCCGGCGCCACTTCCACTGTGAACACCGGGCCAAGGGCCGCCTTTGACGTGAAGCGCTCATTTTGGGCGAACTCCGTGTACTCGTGCGTCGTTTTCAGCGGGATCCCCAGGACCTTCCACGCCGCCTGAAAGGTGGTCCCCACACCCTCGGGGGTGGTCTTCAACTCCGAGATCTGCACGTCCGGGCCCAGCCAGACGCGGGGATCCCTGACCAGGTCGAAAACCTGCGGCAGCGGCGCGTCGATGATGACGGAGCCGGACCATGCCAGGTTTTGCGTGAACTTCGCTTCGCTTTCGGGCGCCGTCTTCATCCCGGCCTCCACCAGGCCCTTGACGTTGGCCACCATGCCCTGGATGTCCGTTTCCGCCCACCGTGCGAACAGGGCCTGGGCCGGTACGCGGACCAGGGGTGCGGGGATGTCCAGGCTTTCCTCCACGGTCAACTCGGTCCCGTCCTCCACCGGCTCCAGCGTGAAGGTGAGCGTGGGCCCTACCGACGTGCCGGAGACGATGCGCTTGTTGGGAACCACTTCCCGGTACTCGTGGGTCACGTGCATGGGCAGGCCCCACATCTTGGCCGACCAACGCGCCGAGGTGCCTTCGCCATCGGGTTTAACGTCCAGGTGGGTGACGTCGCTGTCCCCGGGGAAGGCCTTCATCCAGTTCGTCGGGTCGCTCAGAAATGAAAACACCCTGTCCACCGGGGCGTTGATCCTGGTGCTCCGTATAAGGTTCCTGGTCATTTCCTGTCTCCTGTTCCGGCAGGTTCCTGGTTCCTGCCCTGCCTTCCAGTCCAGTTCCCCGGGCAGTTGCAGAAAAAGAGGAAAAGGTCCCGCGCGGCAGTCAGGCGGCCGCGACTGCCCGGGCCCAGTGTTCCCTCAGCAGCGCCGCGACCCGCCCAGGTTCCGCCCGGTGCGGCGGGTCGAAATGGTGCCGTTCGGGGAAGACTTCCAGCCGGTAGTCGGAGAAGACACGGGACAGCCGGTCCGCGTTGTCACCCTGTTCGTCGGGGCTGCTCATGCCGCCCAGCACAAAAAGCACGGGTTTGGCGAAGGCAGCCAAGCGGTCCCGGTCCAGCTCGTACGTGTCGAAGGCGTGCAGAAAGGCGCTGATACCGGCCGGCCGCTTGGCCATCCACGACGGCGGCGGGCCGGGCGGGGGAGGCGGCAGGACGGCGTCGGGCTTCACCTGCAGCCGCATGAAAGCGGGCATGAACTCCTCCGGCGGCAGGTCATGCAGTTCCCCATAGCGCTGCCACAGCCTGGTGTGCGCCGGGCTCCAGTCCCAGTTTCCCGCCCACGCCGGCTCCAACAAGGCCAGGCTCCGGAGCCGCTCGGGGTGCCTGGCCGTGAGCGCCAGCGCAACGGCGCCGCCACCGGAGTACCCCAGCAGGTGGAAGGTGTCCCAGCCGCGGGCATCGGCCTCGCGGAGCACGCCATCCCCCTCGGTGTCCAGGCTCCAGTCCGGCGGCGGAGCGTCCCCCTGGTAAAGCTCCAGGTCCTTGGCGACGGCGTCCACGTCAGGTCCCAGAACCTCCAGCAGCCGGCCGTAAGCGGTCCCGGCGGGAAGGACACTGCCGGGGAGCAGGACCACGCGAAACGGCTTCACGGCAGGACCTTGCGCCCCTTAGGTTCCTTGGGCTCCTTGGGCGGCAGGGACGCAACGTAGCCCAGTGCCTTCTCCGCCCATGCCCGCGCCCGCGCCTCGTCGCCGTCGCCCTCTTCATTCCAGACCTCCGGCAACCCGGTGTAGCCGCCCATCGGCCGGTCCGCGGGCCCGAACGGCACCGTCCGCTCCGATGACTCCAGCAATTCCTTGTCCTCCCGCGAGAGCTTCACCCCGATGGTGGGACCGAACAGCCCGGCGAACATGTTGCCGTTGACGAAGGCGCCCAGGTTGCCGAACATCGGCTTCACCACAACGCCCGGATGCTCCGGAACCACGCGCCGGAACCGCGCTTTCTCTTCCTCGGTGGCCTTGGGCATCTCCATGGCTTCATCTCCCGGTGGCAGGGTCTATTCCGCAGGATCTCGATGCAGGATATGCCTGATTGCCGGCGGGGTCGAGGGGCCGCCGTTGCCATGGGCCAACCAGTAATAAATGCCATTCTGAGCAGGTCAAACTTCCGGGTGGAGTGCTATATATAGCTCAAGGCAACTAATTTCCGCTGCCTTGCCAGGCGGCATGATCCGGGGTTCCGGAGGCTGGAGGCAACGGTGCAGAACACGCCAGCCCCGGCTGCCAACCCACCGAGCCGGGCCGCCAAGCTCGTGTCCCTCGCCGTCCTCAGCCTCGCTTTCCTGACCGGCTGCAGCGGCGGCACCAGCCAGTCGGTGGCCAGCGCCGTGAAGGACAGTTCCTCCGCGGTCGCCACGGCCCGGATCGCCCTGCGGCAGGACATGGACGGAAAACTGACGAAAGCCGCCGCCTCCACCAGCCTTGACGATGAGCTCAAGGAGATCCAGACCAGCCGCAGCACCATCCTGAAGCTCTCGCCGCCCTCCCAGGGAGACCGCGAAACGCAGAAGCAGGCACTGGACGTGCTGGACCAATGCGCTGCGGGGTTCGCCACCGCGCGCGCCGCACTGGCAGCGAACGACGGCGGCACCCCCTCCCTCCCGGACGCTGACAAGGCGCTCGCGGATGCGCAGGACGCCCTCAAGCAGCTCAAAGACAAGGTGGGGGACAAGTGAAACGGCTCCTCGGCGTCGCGCTCGGGATCCTCACCGCCATCGGCGGGTTCGTGGACATCGGGGACCTGGTGACCAACGCCGTCGTCGGGTCTCGCTTTGGCCTGTCCCTGGTGTGGGTGGTGGTCATCGGCGTGGTGGGGATCATCCTGTTCGCCAACATGTCCGGCCGCGTGGCGGCGGTATCCGGCCGCGCCACGTTCGAGGTGATCCGCGAACGGCTGGGCCCGCGGGCCGGGCTGGCCAACCTGTCGGCGTCGTTCCTGATCAACCTGATGACGGTCACCGCGGAGATCGGCGGTGTGGCCCTGGCCCTCCAGCTGGCCAGCAGCGTCTACTACCTGCTGTGGATACCCGTGGCCGCGGTGGCGGTGTGGCTGGTGATCTGGCGGGTCAGGTTCTCCATCATGGAAAACGTCACCGGCCTGCTGGGATTGACCCTGGTCAGCTTCGCCGTGGCGCTGTTCCTGCTCAAGCCGGACTGGGGGTCGCTCGCCGGCCAGCTGGCACCCGCCGTGCCCCAGCAGGAAACGGTGTGGAGCTACAGCTACTACGCCATTGCCCTGTTCGGCGCCGCCCTGACCCCGTACGAGGTGTTCTTCTTCTCCTCCGGCGCTGTGGAGGAGGGGTGGAAAGCGAAGGACCTGGCCCAGTCCCGGATCAATGTGCTGGTTGGCTTCCCGCTGGGCGGCCTGCTGTCCATCTCGATCGCCGCGTGCGCCACAGTGGTCCTCCTGCCCGCCGGCATCTCGGTGACCTCGCTGTCCCAGGTGGTCCTGCCCGTGGCCGAGGGCGCCGGGAAGCTGGGGCTGGCGTTTGTCCTGGTGGGCATGGTCGCGGCCACCTTCGGTGCGGCACTGGAAACCACACTCTCCAGCGGCTACACGCTGGCGCAGTTCTTCGGCTGGTCCTGGGGCAAGTTCCGCCGCCCCGCCCAGGCCGCCCGCTTCCACCTGTCCATGATCGTGTGCCTGCTGGTGGGCATCGGCGTGCTGGCAACCGGCGTCGACCCCGTCCTGGTGACCGAATACTCGGTGGTGTTCTCCGCGATCGCCCTGCCCCTGACCTACCTGCCCATCCTCATCGTGGCCAACGATCCCCAATACATGCGCGAGCACGTGAACGGCCGGGCGGTGAACGCGCTCGGCATGGTCTACCTGGTGATCATCCTGGTGGCGTCCATCGCCGCCATTCCGCTCATGATCGTGACAGGAGCAGGCTCATGACCTCCGCGCCCGCCCCGCTGCCCAAGGCCCCGCACGTGGCCGGCCGCATCCTGGATGCCCAGCTGCACCTGATGGACCGGCAGGTGTTGGACCACGACGGCGTCCCGGTCACCACCGTGGATGACCTTGAGGTGAGCGGGCCTGCTTTGGACGTGGAGATTGCGCGTGGGACGCCCCCGCCGGTGATCACGGCGCTGCTGACCGGTTCCGTCCTGGGGACGCGCATCTTCGGCGGCAGGCCGCCGTCGTCCCGGCTGATCCGCATCCCGTGGAAGGACGTGGCGGAGGTGGGGGTGGTGGTGCGGCTTGGCGTCAAGGGTGAGCCGCTGGATGCCAGCTGGGTGGAACGGTGGGTCCGGGACAAGATCATCGCCCGCATCCCGGGAGGCCGCCATGATCCTCGGTGACCTGCTGGGCACACCCGTGCTGGATGCCGACGGCGGAAGGCTGGGCCGGGTGGCGGATGTCCGGTTCGTGCTGGACGGTGCCCCGCACCAGCTGATGGCCGAACCGCGGCTGCTGGGGTTGGTGGTCGGGCCGCACAGCGCGGCCTCGTTCATGGGGTATGAACGGAACGGCCTCACCCGGCCCTACATGATTGCCCGGATCCTTCGGTGGCGGCACCGCGGATCGTTCCTGGTGCTGTGGGAGGACGTTGCCATGGTGGGCGCCCGCTCCGTCCGGCTCCGTCCCGGGTTCACCCGATACAGCACCGCCCTCGAAGACGGGGCGGAGGCGTAATGCGGGCCTGAACTGGGGAGCGATTAGGTGTGGGACCAATCTCCTGTAGTGTTGAACCTGTTGTTGTGTTTATGCAGTTGGTAGTTCAGGCAGTACGCGCGGTCGAAAGTCCGTGTTCTTCTGAAGTAGCGGTTTTTGAACACCCCACGCCGGAGGGCCCGAAAGTCGGGACATCCCCTCCACCTTCACGAAGGACAAAATAAATGGCTACTGGTACCGTCAAATGGTTTAACGCTGAAAAGGGCTTCGGCTTCATCTCCCCGGACGACTCCTCGCAGGACGTGTTCGCGCACTACTCCGCGATCAACTCCTCCGGCTTCCGCTCCCTCGAAGAGAACCAGAAGGTTTCCTTCGACACCGAGCAGGGCCCCAAGGGTCCCCAGGCCACCAACATCCAGGCTCTCTAATTTCCTAGGGATCCGGGACCGTTAGGTTTCTCAAAAAGCAGGGCTTGCCGAATTTCGGCAGGCCCTGCTTTTTTATTAACCCACGTGTGCTGGAAGTCCCGGGTTCCGTGCCCGGTTGGGGCGTTTGCTCCAACCGGGCACGCCGGCACTGGCGGCCTTCCGGTGCGGACAGGCCTAGGCGCCAGCCGGCTCCCCGGGCTGACCTGCCGCGGACGACCGGCCGGGGTGTGGATGGCCCAGTGCGCTCGATCCGGAAGCCGGAGAGAGGCCCAGGCGCCTGACAACCTCGGCGGCTTCCTCAGCGGGAGTCCGCCCCACGTCCACCACGATGGTGTTTTCATCCGGTCCCGGCGGCTCAAGGGTGGCGATCTGCGAATCCAGCAGTGACGGGGGCATGTAGTGGTCCATCCGTGCCGTCAGCCGCCGGCCGATCTGTTCCTTGGAGCCGGACAGATGCACGAAAACGACGTTCTTCTCGCGGAGCCGGTCCCGGTAGATCTTCTTCAGCGCCGAGCAGGTGATGATGCCCGGTATTCCAGCCATCGTATGCTCAATGATCCACGAGGCGATGGTGTCCAGCCAGGGCCAGCGGTCTTCGTCCGTCAGGGGGATCCCGGAGGCCATCTTTGCCACGTTTTCGGCTGGGTGCAGGTCGTCGCCTTCCTCCAGGTCCCAGCCGAGCTGGCCCGCAAGGATGCCTGCCACCGTCGACTTGCCCGACCCGGACACGCCCATGATGACGAGAACCGGCTGCTGGACGGACTCGGGGGTGGGTGCGGCGTCCATCAAGGGATCACCACTGAGAGGATCATGACCAGGGCGAATCCGACCACGGAGATGAGGGTTTCCATGACGGACCACGTTTTGAATGTCTGGCCTACGCTCAGGCCAAAGAGTTCCTTGACCAGCCAGAAACCGGCGTCGTTCACGTGGGAGAGGAACAAGGAGCCAGCGCCGACAGCGAGGACGAGCAGGCCTGCGTGGCCGGGGGAGAGGCTTGCCGCCAAGGGCGCAACAATGCCTGCC
This window of the Pseudarthrobacter defluvii genome carries:
- a CDS encoding response regulator; translation: MDTPTAPPDGAQSPALPIRVFILNDHKMVRQGLGDMLEHFGFEVAGDSGSATEAVRLIHVLQPDIAVLDDRLPDGTGIEVCREIRSSAPDVRCLILTGWDEQHAVRAAVLAGAEGYVIKRIGDNTALVECIRSTAAGIPAIWPGVRERVAESLYATASAPWLKVMTQTERDVLALMARGLTNRQIGQDLMLSEATVAGYVSSVLQKLGFRRRGQLIPAPIPRAWELLP
- a CDS encoding tellurite resistance/C4-dicarboxylate transporter family protein, which produces MDTATDARHSFGSRALQAVRTLTPGYFALTMASGIISVGLELEGFHALSLALLVVCALSYLVILALSLLRLARFAADMRGDFLDPGRAFGFFTFIAGTNVLGARLGMAGWQGATAVLLVVAVLAWVVLGYVVPWTAVLGRSERPVVKDANGSWFIWCVASQSVAVSAASIEPLAAPDWRAALALVAVVAWSVGLILYAAVGIFVSLRLMTYPIRPQDLRPQYFVAMGAMAISVLAGARIVEMAGAPMVDATRGLVAGASVVFWSFASWLFPVLLAAGWWRHVLHKVPLSYEPGLWSVIFPLGMYAVAGIYLGRADQLPLVAAIGRTELWLAVAAFLATFAGMLWHLWGTLLAPSLPRGGT
- a CDS encoding SRPBCC family protein, whose amino-acid sequence is MTRNLIRSTRINAPVDRVFSFLSDPTNWMKAFPGDSDVTHLDVKPDGEGTSARWSAKMWGLPMHVTHEYREVVPNKRIVSGTSVGPTLTFTLEPVEDGTELTVEESLDIPAPLVRVPAQALFARWAETDIQGMVANVKGLVEAGMKTAPESEAKFTQNLAWSGSVIIDAPLPQVFDLVRDPRVWLGPDVQISELKTTPEGVGTTFQAAWKVLGIPLKTTHEYTEFAQNERFTSKAALGPVFTVEVAPANGWTRLSMRSDVIPRNMAEAAVDALVMKISERSQTELLASIKATAEAQAR
- a CDS encoding alpha/beta fold hydrolase; translation: MKPFRVVLLPGSVLPAGTAYGRLLEVLGPDVDAVAKDLELYQGDAPPPDWSLDTEGDGVLREADARGWDTFHLLGYSGGGAVALALTARHPERLRSLALLEPAWAGNWDWSPAHTRLWQRYGELHDLPPEEFMPAFMRLQVKPDAVLPPPPPGPPPSWMAKRPAGISAFLHAFDTYELDRDRLAAFAKPVLFVLGGMSSPDEQGDNADRLSRVFSDYRLEVFPERHHFDPPHRAEPGRVAALLREHWARAVAAA
- a CDS encoding TfoX/Sxy family protein — translated: MEMPKATEEEKARFRRVVPEHPGVVVKPMFGNLGAFVNGNMFAGLFGPTIGVKLSREDKELLESSERTVPFGPADRPMGGYTGLPEVWNEEGDGDEARARAWAEKALGYVASLPPKEPKEPKGRKVLP
- a CDS encoding Nramp family divalent metal transporter; this encodes MKRLLGVALGILTAIGGFVDIGDLVTNAVVGSRFGLSLVWVVVIGVVGIILFANMSGRVAAVSGRATFEVIRERLGPRAGLANLSASFLINLMTVTAEIGGVALALQLASSVYYLLWIPVAAVAVWLVIWRVRFSIMENVTGLLGLTLVSFAVALFLLKPDWGSLAGQLAPAVPQQETVWSYSYYAIALFGAALTPYEVFFFSSGAVEEGWKAKDLAQSRINVLVGFPLGGLLSISIAACATVVLLPAGISVTSLSQVVLPVAEGAGKLGLAFVLVGMVAATFGAALETTLSSGYTLAQFFGWSWGKFRRPAQAARFHLSMIVCLLVGIGVLATGVDPVLVTEYSVVFSAIALPLTYLPILIVANDPQYMREHVNGRAVNALGMVYLVIILVASIAAIPLMIVTGAGS
- a CDS encoding PRC-barrel domain-containing protein translates to MILGDLLGTPVLDADGGRLGRVADVRFVLDGAPHQLMAEPRLLGLVVGPHSAASFMGYERNGLTRPYMIARILRWRHRGSFLVLWEDVAMVGARSVRLRPGFTRYSTALEDGAEA
- a CDS encoding cold-shock protein, whose translation is MATGTVKWFNAEKGFGFISPDDSSQDVFAHYSAINSSGFRSLEENQKVSFDTEQGPKGPQATNIQAL
- a CDS encoding gluconokinase, with the translated sequence MDAAPTPESVQQPVLVIMGVSGSGKSTVAGILAGQLGWDLEEGDDLHPAENVAKMASGIPLTDEDRWPWLDTIASWIIEHTMAGIPGIITCSALKKIYRDRLREKNVVFVHLSGSKEQIGRRLTARMDHYMPPSLLDSQIATLEPPGPDENTIVVDVGRTPAEEAAEVVRRLGLSPASGSSALGHPHPGRSSAAGQPGEPAGA